The bacterium genome includes a region encoding these proteins:
- a CDS encoding NADH-quinone oxidoreductase subunit C, whose translation MKILPAGAQFDAEASSLALKPEQLLSVVEALAADPALDLTYLRNVTAYERFDAPGVMMVYHFTSLLHKHTLAIYVPLDEGALEVPSLANAFSSADWQEREVFDMFGVRFTGHPDLRRILMEDSCDFHPLRKSYQLDPAMNIRNLKEREEEMLKALSGDGKGKAKAGEDAE comes from the coding sequence GTGAAGATCCTGCCGGCGGGCGCGCAGTTCGACGCGGAGGCAAGCTCGCTTGCGCTTAAGCCCGAACAACTGTTGTCCGTTGTGGAAGCTCTTGCGGCCGACCCGGCACTCGACCTGACCTATTTGCGCAACGTTACGGCGTACGAGCGTTTTGACGCGCCGGGCGTGATGATGGTTTACCACTTCACCAGCCTGCTGCACAAGCACACGCTTGCAATTTACGTTCCCCTTGACGAGGGCGCGCTCGAAGTTCCGTCGCTCGCGAACGCGTTCAGCTCGGCCGACTGGCAGGAGCGCGAAGTTTTCGATATGTTCGGCGTCCGGTTCACCGGGCATCCGGATTTGCGCAGAATACTGATGGAGGATTCGTGCGATTTCCACCCGCTGCGCAAGAGTTACCAGCTTGACCCTGCGATGAACATCCGCAACCTGAAAGAACGCGAGGAGGAGATGCTCAAGGCGCTTTCGGGCGACGGCAAGGGAAAGGCGAAGGCCGGGGAGGACGCCGAATGA
- a CDS encoding NADH-quinone oxidoreductase subunit B — MGLIDGVKASEDNVVLTTVEAALNWGRGNSVWPLTMGLACCAIEMICSSAARFDIARFGSEVFRPSPRQSDLMIVAGTVTYKMAGRVKKLYEQMPDPKYVIAMGSCAISGGIHGDSYSVLRGIDKIIPVDVYVPGCPPRPEALFDGILMVQRKMKQESFRKDSERFILANK, encoded by the coding sequence ATGGGTCTGATCGACGGCGTGAAAGCGTCGGAAGATAACGTGGTGTTGACCACGGTCGAGGCCGCGCTCAACTGGGGGCGCGGCAACTCGGTCTGGCCGCTCACGATGGGGCTGGCATGCTGCGCGATCGAGATGATATGCAGCTCGGCCGCGCGGTTCGACATCGCGCGGTTCGGAAGCGAGGTGTTCCGCCCCTCCCCGCGGCAGAGCGATTTGATGATCGTTGCGGGAACGGTGACTTACAAGATGGCGGGAAGGGTGAAAAAGCTCTACGAGCAGATGCCCGATCCCAAGTACGTGATCGCGATGGGAAGCTGCGCGATAAGCGGCGGGATACACGGGGACAGCTACAGCGTCCTGCGCGGGATAGACAAGATCATCCCGGTGGACGTATACGTGCCCGGCTGCCCGCCGCGCCCCGAGGCGCTTTTCGACGGAATATTGATGGTGCAGCGCAAGATGAAGCAGGAATCGTTCCGGAAGGACTCGGAGCGGTTCATTCTGGCGAACAAGTAG
- a CDS encoding NADH-quinone oxidoreductase subunit A, producing the protein MFLLAGIAFTGVALLVAWIIRPSRIALSKLTTYECGEEPQGQAWGKFNPRFYVLAIVYLVFDVDVVFIFPWASAYRILLYGIEPDYFQALGFPAFGEMALFLALLLLAWWFAYKEGAFEWV; encoded by the coding sequence CTGTTCCTGCTCGCGGGAATCGCCTTCACGGGCGTCGCGCTGCTGGTCGCGTGGATTATCCGGCCCAGCCGGATCGCGCTCTCCAAACTCACAACGTACGAATGCGGCGAAGAGCCGCAGGGCCAGGCGTGGGGCAAGTTCAACCCGCGGTTTTACGTCCTGGCGATCGTTTACCTCGTTTTCGACGTGGACGTCGTGTTCATCTTTCCGTGGGCGTCCGCTTACCGGATACTTTTGTACGGAATCGAGCCGGATTATTTCCAGGCTTTGGGCTTCCCCGCGTTCGGCGAGATGGCGCTTTTCCTTGCGCTGCTCTTGCTTGCGTGGTGGTTCGCCTACAAAGAAGGTGCGTTCGAATGGGTCTGA
- a CDS encoding DUF92 domain-containing protein: protein MITNNAYLPDLPAYLRYSIPVQTLPLLAGLSALLALAGWRLGVLTKRGAGAAFAVGCAFAGGAPEFYPALVAMVVLGEAATRLNQLLNPKNGQRRAPGGRRGAGSVLGNGGVAAATAFLSVVVSSISDFQYTEMSPEAMFPLAMAIAGALSAAAADTVAGEIGKAFRAPAYLVTRPFSGTRVAPGTDGAVSIAGTIAGALAAAAIGWIALSELLRKAYYFAGTFEVYPELPYWLFFLLKPLVELWYSALDGGTILAAVAFSGVAASFMDSVLGATIEQGLLIRLGLSKEHRNHVVNFLATLSGALIAAGLAYFLI from the coding sequence ATGATAACAAATAATGCGTACCTGCCGGATTTGCCGGCTTATTTGCGCTACTCTATCCCCGTGCAAACGCTGCCGCTTCTTGCAGGGCTGTCCGCGCTGCTGGCGCTCGCCGGATGGCGGCTTGGCGTGCTCACGAAGCGCGGCGCGGGAGCCGCGTTCGCAGTCGGATGCGCGTTCGCCGGGGGCGCGCCGGAGTTTTATCCCGCGCTGGTCGCGATGGTCGTTTTGGGCGAGGCGGCGACGAGGCTGAACCAGCTCCTTAATCCAAAAAACGGGCAAAGACGCGCGCCGGGCGGGCGGCGCGGCGCGGGCAGCGTGCTCGGAAACGGGGGAGTGGCGGCCGCAACGGCATTCCTGTCGGTCGTCGTCAGTTCGATTTCCGATTTCCAATACACCGAGATGAGTCCGGAAGCGATGTTTCCGCTTGCCATGGCCATCGCGGGCGCGCTTTCCGCCGCGGCGGCCGACACCGTCGCGGGCGAGATCGGCAAGGCGTTCCGCGCGCCGGCTTACCTGGTGACGCGCCCGTTTTCGGGAACGCGCGTCGCGCCGGGCACGGACGGCGCGGTGAGCATCGCGGGCACGATCGCGGGCGCGTTGGCCGCGGCGGCTATCGGATGGATTGCGTTGTCGGAGTTGCTTCGAAAGGCCTATTACTTCGCGGGAACGTTCGAAGTTTATCCCGAGCTTCCGTATTGGCTGTTTTTCCTGCTCAAGCCTCTTGTCGAACTTTGGTATTCGGCACTGGACGGCGGAACGATTCTAGCGGCGGTCGCTTTTTCAGGCGTCGCCGCCTCGTTTATGGACAGCGTCCTCGGCGCGACCATCGAGCAAGGGCTGCTGATTAGGCTCGGGCTGTCCAAAGAGCACCGCAACCATGTTGTCAACTTTCTGGCGACGCTTTCGGGCGCGCTTATCGCGGCGGGGCTGGCGTATTTCCTGATTTGA